GATACAGAGACCTAACATATTATAATaaactttattttaagacattATAAAGGCTCATTATTGCTTATAACAAGTTAAAGAATTCTACCCACAGGCATTAAGTTTTACCAAACATTAGAGACAACATGAATGCCCTGTCACATGATGGAGAGATTATATGGCTGTTTGCTGTGAATGAGTTGTGCCCCTCACCTTTCTTGCCGATTCGCCTTTGAGGCAAAGGCTCGTTGTAGTTCTTCCATGATACAGCTAGGGGGCATTGGAGGGTGCATAATATTGGTGAGGTGAGGAGACCCTGAGGGGTTGGAGTGGGGCCCTCGTAGGGACACCATGGGGGCCAGGCTCTCGGGAACCCTGGAGGGCTCCTTAGGCAGGAAAGAGTTGGCCAAGTGTGAGGACACAGGGGATGGGTCTGAGGGGCAAAGAAAGACAAAGGTCAGGTATCTACTGTATTTGATCTTTGCATGTGCCAGCACCAGCCGAGCAAGCCGAGTTCGGAACAACTGAATGTATGGGTCTTAGAAGTCGTTTTCAGAATCAAACATGCTTCCCAGAAATAACATGGACCATGTTGTAGAACGTTTGTTTTGATTGCCGATGTTTTGCATTTATCAGAgtgccatcaggtagcctgattgcAGATgtatccatgtaaacaggattattagggaaatcggcctccttgcaaagcatgtaaacgctTTAATTTAACTATTATATTTATCTGACTATCCACCATAATCGCATGCTCAATGTGAATTTTAAAAACTCTTACTCTCGTGGTATATGTGGTCCATCCTCTTCATGCACAGATGTGTGATCCTTTGGTGTGTTGTGTACAGTATAGGTAGCAGATGTCAGCTAGTTAGCTGTGTGTGCTAGTAGTACCCATCATGCCATGACAAAGTAGTATTACCCTCAGCCAAACAAAACTATTGGTAAGGTAATGGTAGGAAGGAAGCATGCTAGCTTTTGTAGTTTTGTGTCATTGGTGATGTGAGATTGAATCCTGGTCGGCCGTACATGGATGGTCTCCGTCACATGTTTTTGGGTGTTTATGTGCTTGTACATGTGGGGTTCACACTATCCTTGTCTGAGTgtgcagtgcagtacatgtgtatgtATTTGCAGGCCGATGTGTTTTGGCATGATGCTCCCTTCCTAATTATATACTCCAACCGGGTTAATTCCATttcaatcaaatccaatttttctcaatgcttttcaattaggAAAAATTGGAATCTTAATGAGCTCGATTCGAATTGACCCCTACCCTGATACACTACACTCGTCTACTCACCCTCGCTACTGCTCAGCTGTGGCATCACCGGTTTGGCCGCTACTGGAGGTGGCGTGGTTCCTCTAGGTATTTCCTCTTCTAgtctctcctccgtctcctctATGCCCTCCTGGACCTCGTCGGAGGCATCGGCACTAGGCTgcgcctcctcttctccctcctcttctgttTTCTGACTGctctcctcctctggctcacaatCCTCTGGAGGCGCAGCCGCTGAAAGACATTTGTTTAATTGAGTTGAATCAAAGTTTAATCAGGTGCCACCATTTACAGTGAGATAGTTGTTGTCAGTGAATGAACCATGCTATTGTAAGTACCATTCTGGTTGTTTATACATTATCTGTTGCCCCCTAGTGGCTCTTGTGAGTATCATATGGCTAAACGTAACCTACTTTGAATAATTTGTACAGTATAAGAACATGAATAATAAAATGGTGATCTCTCCATATCATAGATCATGTATCTTGAGTTTTTCCTATTGTAAATACTGTCAAAAGTTTATTAATAATTGTTCACAATTATAAAGAAAAAATAAAATAGTGGTTAGAAGATATATTTTGAAAGTCTATATAGTCCCTTTGACATGCCTATAAACTATTATCAAATATAATATTCCATGGCCCTCTGTAAGTTTGATTACTCTGAAATGTGTCACTGGCTAAAGCAATACGGTTGATGGTAGACTTCACGGCTCTCCTATCCTGTGTCAAATAATGAATCTTCTTCTAAAGGAGTACAAAACATAAAAGGCTAAGTTCAGTACATTCAGCTCATATTCATAATTTGATTTAGAATCCAGAATGCTGGAGTATATGgcccaaataaataaaaaatgcttcGCTGTGAAAATACTGAGGACTGTAGCTCCACCTTGCCCTATGACAGGCTAGGAGGTGGAAGTTTCATCATATATACCaatcaaatcctctcagatctccataAGTGCATAATAACCCATAGGATTTAGGATTGGGTCTTAGTTTTCTTTGTAGGGTTGTTGGGCTGTCCTACCTGGCGGGGGGAGTTCCTCCTCTGGGCCCAGGTACTCCACACTGCTGACCGTGAGAGTGGCGCTGAGAGACCCCCCAAAACTCCCCAACATGCCTGTCCCGTCTGAGGAGCCCTGCAAGGGGGAgccgggctcgggagagatgcaCCCACTGGACAATGCCACATCTGCAGGGAGACAACATACAGGGCTTAGTCTGCAGTATTCTACAAGTTGTACCTTCTATTTCACGCTCATGGTCTCCATAGCATGACTACATTACATTATTTTCATATTGGGTTtgatttcaatcactttttgaccacacccctttagatttaaacaaaactttccatacatacagtgccttctgaaattattcagacaccttgactttttccaaattttgttaagttacagccttactcaaaaaagtaaaaataaaataaaaactcagcaatcacacacaataccccataatgacaaaacaaaaataccttatgtacataaatattcagaccctatgctatgagactcgaaattgagctcaggtgcatcctgtttccattggccatccttgagatgtttctacaacttgattggagtgcacctgtggtaaattcaattgatttgacatgatttggaaaggcacacacctgtctatataaggtcacacagttgacagtgcacgtcaaagcaaaaaccaagccatgaggttgaaggaattgtctatagagctgcgaaacaggattgtgtcaaggcacagatctggggaagggttccaaaacattgctgcagcatttaaggtccccaagaacaaagtggcctccataattcttaaatggaagaagcttggaaccaccaagactcttcctagaactggaccgcccggccaaactgaacaatcaggggagaaggaccttggtcagggaggtcaccaagaaccttatagtcactctgacagctccagagttcctctgtgatgggagaacattccagaaggacaaccatctctgcagcactcctatcaggcctttatggtagagtggccagacagaggctactcctcagtaaaaggcacataacagccctcttggagtttgccaaaagtcatcTTAAGGAGTCTCAGACcaggagaaacaagattatctgctctaatgaaaccaagattgaactctttggcctgaataccaaacgtcatgtctagaggaaacctggcaccatccctacagtgaagcatggtggtggcagcatcatgctgtggggacgttttcagaggcagggactgggagactagtcaggatttagGCCAAGATGAATgtaggaaagtacagagagatccttgatgaaaacctgctccagagcgctcaggacctcagactggggtaaaggttcaccatccaaggtttaccatgttgagaaataaggtgatgaaagaaatcagacaagccaaggcaaacttttttattaacataattggtgaagcaaagggaaatgctAAATTGGGagaatgggagaatctaaaaaagttaacagggaaagaccatagtaacactgcaaaaagactagaaatcatggtgaataacaatctaacacaggatgcagtcgaaatagcaatagccttcaattcctactttattgactctgtcagggtactgacacagaacccctccacttgtttcttgggctcagtgctagtgaatgacactcaacctgtcttcatcataagggaggtttctgagtcaaaggtgaacaaggtgattagctcactaaagaactctaaagccaaagatgtgtttgggatggactctacctttcttaaaaactacaaagagtcactcattggccccattactaaggtcaccaacacatctattggtctcggtgtgtttccaagggtatggaagtcggccataataacggccatctttaaatcaggcgaccctgctaacgtgagtaactacaggcccattagtatattacctgtggtgtcaagggttgttgaaaagtgtgtggcagaacaactgattgcccacctcaacaacagccccttcacattacactccatgcagtttggcttcagagcgaaacactccacagaaacagccaactgctttcttctggaaaatgtgaagtccaagatggacaaagggggtgctgttggggctgtgtttctggacctaaggaaggcttttgatactgttaaccatgagattctcatcacaaaattgtccaagttcaacttttcccctgatgccttgagatggatgaaatcataccttgaaggcagaactcagtgtgtcagagtgagcaatgagctgtcgcccactcgtagctatgatgtgggcgtgccccaagggtcaatactggggcccctcctgttcagcctgtacattaatgatctgccttctgtctgtactgggtctgaagttcaaatgtatgcagatgatacagtgatatatgtgcatgcaaagagcaaacaacaagctgcacaagaactcactactgtaatggtccaggttacaaagtggctcagtgactcgtgtttgcatctcaatgtgaaaaaaactgtttgcatgttcttcacaaagagggcaacagatgctactgagccagatgtctatgtgtcaggggagaagctccaggtggtatccgattttaagtaccttggcatcatacttgattccaacctctcttttaaaaagcatgtgaaaaaggtcattcaaataaccaaattcaacctagctcatttccgatttatacgaaattgtttgactacagaggtagcaaaactgtacttcaaatctatgatactcccccacttaacatactgcttgactagttgggcccaagcttgctgtacaacattaaaacctattcagtctgtctacaaacaggctctcaaagtgcttgataggaagcccaatagccatcatcattgtcacatccttagaaagcatgagctcttgagttgggaaaatcttgtgcaatacaccgacgcatgtcttgtattcaagatcctcaatggcctggctccccctccactcaatatttttgttaaacagaaaacccagacatatggcagcagatccacaaggtctgccatgagaggtgactgtatagttcccctaaggaaaagcacctttagtaaatctgcatgctctgtgagagcttcccatgtctggaatacactgccatcagacacacatgactgcaccacatatcacactttcacaaaatgcttgaagacatggctaaaggtcaatcagatttgtgaacatggtccctagctgtgtgttgccgctctccatgttgtctgttgtctgtagcttgtgaggtgtggaaacactttgttgcgtttatgaattttgtcttgctgctttttgttttatgctgctctgtctgtatgctacgtcttgcttgtcctatgttgctctgtctgtatgctatgtcttgcttgtcctatgttgctatgtcttgcttgtcctatgttgctatgtcttgcttgttctatgttgctatgtcttgcttgtcctatgttgctatgtcttgcttgtcctatgttgctctgtctgtatgctatgtcttgcttgtcctatgttgctatgtcttgcttgtcctatgttgctctgtctgtatgctatgtcttgcttgtcctatgttgctatgtcttgcttgtcctatgttgctctgtctgtatgctatgtcttgcttgtcctatgttgctatgtcttgcttgtcctatgttgctatgtcttgcttgtcctatgttgctctgtctgtatgctatgtcttgcttgtcctatgctgctctgtctgtatgctatgtcttgcttgtcctatgttgctctgtctgtatgctatgtcttgcttgtcctatgttgctctgtctgtatgctatgtcttgcttgtcctatgttgctatgtctgtatgctatgtcttgcttgtcctatgctgctctgtctgtatgctatgtcttgcttgtcctatgttgctctgtctgtatgctatgtcttgcttgtcctatgttgctatgtcttgcttgttctatgttgctattgtttatattgtaattgtttttaataacctgcccagggactgcggttgaaaattagccggttggctaaaaccggcacttttactgaaatgttgattaatgtgcactgtccctgtaaaaataaaaataaacgacaacgaccctaatcacacagccaagacaacgcaggagtggcttcgggacaagtctctgaatgtccttgagaggcccggccacagcccagacttgaacccgatgaaacatctctggaaagacctgaaaatagctgtgcagcaatgctccccatccaacccgacagagcttgagaggatctgcagagaacaatgggagaaactccccaaatacaggtgtgccaagcgtgtagcatcatacccatgaagattcaatgctgtaatcgctgccaaaggtgcttcaacaaagtactgagtaaagggtctgaatacttatgtaaatgtaatatttgagtttttataaatttgctaacatttctataAAGCTgtgttcgctttgtcattatggggtattgtgtgtagattgatgagggggaaaatcaATTTACACTCCAATTAGGATAATatgttaggtagcctagtggttagagtgttgggccagtaaccaaaaggttgctggatcaaatccctgagctgacaaggtaaaaaacatatgttctgctcctgaacaagacagttgacccactgttccccaggagggcatcattgtaaataagaatttgttcttaactgacttgcctagttaaataaaggataaataaaaaaatactgtatgtattaatttgtgtatGGCCACcacccatttcatatgatatgtgatgaattacaatttgtattatatgttacgaattagcaaaacatgtacactgtgttacgaatttgcaaaatgcATGATTTGTTACGAATTCTAGcgaggtggctaacgttagctagctagactaggggctagggttaagtttaagggttagggttagctaaaagggttaaggttagggaagtGGTAGCTAAAATACTAAAGTTATACGTGATGAGATTCAAGCTTGACGTTCGTGCTATACACCCACCCATTTTTGTTCGTGCATACGTTGTAGTTTAGACCCTAATTTGCATCACCTGTggtgtttgtgttgtgcctgCAATCGGTTGAGACTTATTATACTCTTGAATAGAGAATCAGAGAATGTTAACTTGAAAGGGAATATAATTTGTTTTAAATTATACTGTCCATCTTCCGtaggaaacctattgaaatcatagaaatatagataATAGAATATACATTTGCATTTAAGTTGACATTCGGGCGGGGGATAGACCAGCAGACATCTTGTGGTAGTTTAAAATGTCAATGGTGTACCAGCTAAACTGTAGTGGCCTGAAGTGATTGAAATGACACGCACCCTGTATTCAAGGGTATGCAGCTGTCTCAACCGATGACgtgcacaacacaaacacctcagatgATGAAAATTTGGGTCTAAGCTACAGCATATGTGACAATTAAATCCATCAGAGCTTACACGCTAAGAAAATTAAtgttaaaggttaaaaaataaatgataAAATAGTTTGACTAACCTGATTGTAGTAAGCTTTTATATGATATCAAACCGTTAATATTCTTCattgatgaagacatggatgtctcatggtatggtggggtatgcaatATGGGTGCGGTCAAAAAGTGATTCATTTCAAATGGAACGACCCTATTCTGAAATGGCTTCCTTTTTTGTGTCCTTTCTTTCATGATCCCTGATCTGACAGAAATGGAGAGTCCTATTTGGGGTCATGGTAAGTTGAGATAGAGGAAGCCATTTTAAAGATTTGGGGAATTACTCAAGTCCTTTTACTCCTAATCTACTACGCCtgcatgtgtgcatgtttgtgtagtttccatctctctctctctctctcacacacacacacacacacacacacacacacacacacacacacacacacacacacacacacacacacctgtggagCTCTGCTTCAGCTTCTCGTTTTTCTTTTTCCTCCACTTCCAGGGTTTGAAGATGCGCCCAAGGCTGGCCAGCTTGCTGTTGCGGCGGATGGGCGGGGTGTGGACCCCCGACACCAGGCAGCCAGTATGCAGCACCCTCTGATGGTCCATCACCTCCACTGCAACCAGAGAGGTGTGTAGCAGACAGGGAGGATGGATATTAGTTAGCAGTCAATTATGCAAATCATGTCATGTGTCAATGTTCACCCTATATTCATTATGCAAATTAAACCTACTTTTGGCCACAAGGCCACAGGCCCACACAACAGCTGCACTGATGTACACATAGTCTTACTGATGTGTTGTGTTCATATTCAATTGCAAAGAAACAGGGTACATACATAGGAAATATACAATAAACAGACCAGAAAGAATCAAAGCGATAAACATTAGTGTGACTAAACCCATGACAACAGGAACAGGCAGGAGGCAGACATTTTGGTTTCTGTAgtcagtacaggctacagaggcTTTCAACAAAACAGGGGGAAAAGGACGGGAAAACCTCACTTCACTGAGGAACTGAGTGTTGTTGGAGtacagtggaggagagggagggtggacagaGCCCGGATGCCGTGTGCAACATGCCTCgttcgctcctctctctctctctctctctctctctctctctctctctctctctctctctctctctctctctctctctctctctctctctctctctctctctctctctctctct
This genomic stretch from Oncorhynchus kisutch isolate 150728-3 linkage group LG24, Okis_V2, whole genome shotgun sequence harbors:
- the LOC109869460 gene encoding phosphatase and actin regulator 3 isoform X2 — its product is MDHQRVLHTGCLVSGVHTPPIRRNSKLASLGRIFKPWKWRKKKNEKLKQSSTDVALSSGCISPEPGSPLQGSSDGTGMLGSFGGSLSATLTVSSVEYLGPEEELPPPAAAPPEDCEPEEESSQKTEEEGEEEAQPSADASDEVQEGIEETEERLEEEIPRGTTPPPVAAKPVMPQLSSSEDPSPVSSHLANSFLPKEPSRVPESLAPMVSLRGPHSNPSGSPHLTNIMHPPMPPSCIMEELQRAFASKANRQESVHGPAEPCSPPWRRSDGRISRSSSSENQSVAGGGFVDWLHQAERKMEAEENKENVRLDQCFSDSSGLPHDQDDWNDSVISGTLPRRLRKELLTVKLRNRPSKEELEDRNIFPARTEQERQDIRQQIEMKLAKRLSQRPNVEELESRNILKQRNDQTEQEERREIKQRLNRKLNQRPTVDELRDRKILIRFSDYVEVAKAQDYDRRADKPWTRLSAADKAAIRKELNEFKSTEMEVHASSKHLTRFHRP